A stretch of Desulfotalea psychrophila LSv54 DNA encodes these proteins:
- a CDS encoding DUF6844 domain-containing protein: protein MKKHIAALLLLTGLGCTSTGWSTEQMASSAEPGYPTDSMATMVVDEADAEAGQMSLEEFEKTLSLDKARLEDSGKFSWVGYAYQTVSVGKAHPNWGKSRVIAAQKAIMAAENNFAKEFGQKISSEKIAAYYNDGNEKIPDFDPTAEGESSQWKRIYHKLTTLAERKIDQSLADLGLDPKELELIPEEQRYLKFRDAFKSTINRSAIAELSGLLTFKTYEGFDNDGQYQVGVMMVLSPRMKQLAWDLARSKGNIAPVAGKAGSRQLNKIVTSENISLIPDFGVKRLYDRNGYPVLVSFGQWAISSTGGNGKKISRKRAHAYKQAEAQADQALAEFLNSRINYSDMNESGEESKSEGVVDEQNFKSNVDITSIIDITRENSVKKSKVNIVGIRELRRWSAVHPQNNSARIVGVIRYWSPVNEKQMRAIRKWKPSRPIAEKRQPAPVPRTTGGIQQSQERMSLDDF, encoded by the coding sequence ATGAAAAAACATATTGCTGCCCTCCTCCTGCTCACAGGCCTCGGATGCACCAGCACCGGCTGGAGCACGGAACAAATGGCATCGAGCGCAGAGCCCGGCTACCCCACAGATTCCATGGCCACCATGGTTGTGGATGAAGCCGATGCCGAAGCAGGCCAGATGTCTCTGGAAGAATTCGAAAAAACCCTGTCCCTGGACAAGGCACGTCTTGAAGATAGTGGTAAATTTTCCTGGGTGGGCTACGCCTACCAGACAGTTTCCGTGGGCAAGGCGCACCCTAACTGGGGTAAGTCCCGGGTTATTGCCGCTCAAAAGGCCATTATGGCCGCCGAAAACAACTTTGCCAAAGAGTTTGGCCAGAAAATTTCCTCGGAAAAAATCGCTGCATACTATAACGATGGCAACGAAAAAATCCCCGACTTTGACCCCACGGCAGAAGGCGAAAGCAGTCAGTGGAAACGTATCTACCACAAGCTTACCACCCTGGCCGAAAGAAAAATTGACCAAAGCCTGGCAGACCTCGGTCTTGATCCAAAAGAGCTTGAACTGATCCCCGAAGAACAGCGCTATCTCAAATTTCGTGATGCCTTCAAATCAACCATTAACAGATCGGCAATTGCGGAACTCAGTGGCCTTCTCACCTTCAAAACCTATGAGGGCTTTGACAATGATGGCCAGTATCAAGTCGGAGTGATGATGGTACTCTCACCCAGGATGAAGCAGCTCGCCTGGGATCTGGCCCGTAGCAAAGGAAACATTGCCCCAGTTGCCGGCAAAGCAGGTTCCCGACAACTGAACAAAATTGTTACCTCTGAGAATATCAGCCTCATCCCTGATTTTGGGGTAAAAAGGCTCTATGATCGCAATGGCTATCCGGTACTGGTCTCCTTTGGCCAATGGGCCATCTCAAGCACCGGCGGGAATGGCAAAAAAATATCCCGCAAACGAGCCCACGCCTACAAACAGGCGGAGGCCCAAGCTGACCAGGCCCTGGCAGAATTTTTAAACTCCCGCATCAACTACTCGGATATGAATGAAAGCGGGGAGGAGAGCAAAAGCGAAGGGGTGGTCGATGAACAGAACTTCAAGAGCAATGTCGATATCACCTCCATCATCGATATTACCCGTGAAAATTCGGTCAAGAAGAGCAAGGTCAATATTGTTGGTATCCGCGAACTGCGACGCTGGAGTGCAGTACACCCTCAAAACAACAGTGCCAGAATTGTAGGTGTTATCCGCTACTGGAGCCCGGTTAACGAAAAGCAGATGCGGGCAATTCGTAAATGGAAACCAAGTCGTCCCATTGCAGAAAAAAGACAACCCGCTCCCGTCCCCCGCACAACCGGCGGCATACAACAGAGCCAGGAACGTATGAGTCTCGATGATTTCTAA
- a CDS encoding CsgG/HfaB family protein has protein sequence MRLLLALLLMLSLSVSALAAQNIKEESQTVTGYGSNPSAAIGDALVRAVGQLKGVKIDSKRICSQLSQENSYGQDGEWQEEFTSSEKVQQLLKTKTKGQLAGYQVIDVQEGENGYEARVEVKYHRFSEQGYSADNRRKLAVVPFATGKSRFMLLGDATPAAKVEEEFRNRLIDLFTQSRRLSILDRQYGEAFETEKDLWLSDDAASGETARLGNVRGVDYLVVGTIRSIWSKRYVEKIQLTGETISTYAGKAQVDYKIIQAATRQVKWSDTITVKFSDRNIRRMLSRFGSSQAGMTNAMAERVAQEALANIYPMRVVGVKGKTVIINQGGKSLKKGDKLHVYFVGEEMIDPYTKESLGQLEEKIATVQVIRPTAKVTYTRVIAGDAELIEAGAIIRRK, from the coding sequence ATGCGCCTTTTACTAGCACTACTTCTAATGCTTTCCCTCTCTGTTTCAGCCCTTGCGGCCCAGAACATCAAAGAGGAAAGCCAGACAGTCACCGGTTATGGCAGCAACCCATCCGCTGCCATCGGTGATGCCCTGGTGCGGGCCGTAGGTCAGCTTAAGGGGGTAAAGATAGACTCCAAACGGATCTGTTCCCAGCTCTCCCAGGAAAATAGCTATGGGCAGGATGGTGAGTGGCAGGAAGAGTTCACCAGCAGTGAAAAGGTTCAGCAACTGCTCAAGACAAAAACAAAGGGGCAGCTGGCGGGCTATCAGGTCATTGATGTCCAAGAGGGAGAGAACGGCTACGAGGCAAGGGTCGAGGTCAAGTACCATCGTTTCAGCGAACAGGGCTACTCTGCAGATAACCGCAGAAAGCTTGCCGTAGTCCCATTCGCCACGGGGAAATCACGTTTTATGCTCCTCGGTGACGCCACCCCGGCCGCCAAGGTGGAGGAAGAGTTTCGCAATCGGCTCATTGACCTCTTTACCCAGTCACGACGCCTGAGTATCCTTGATCGCCAGTACGGTGAAGCCTTTGAGACAGAAAAAGACCTCTGGCTGAGCGACGACGCAGCCAGCGGTGAAACGGCACGCCTAGGCAATGTCCGGGGAGTGGATTACCTGGTGGTCGGCACCATCCGCTCCATATGGAGCAAAAGGTATGTGGAAAAAATTCAACTGACCGGCGAGACCATCTCTACCTATGCGGGCAAGGCCCAGGTGGACTACAAGATCATCCAGGCGGCAACACGCCAGGTAAAGTGGTCTGACACCATCACGGTTAAATTCAGTGACCGCAATATCAGGAGAATGCTCTCCCGTTTTGGTTCAAGCCAGGCTGGAATGACCAATGCCATGGCCGAACGGGTTGCACAGGAGGCACTTGCCAACATCTACCCCATGCGGGTAGTTGGGGTAAAGGGCAAGACCGTCATTATCAATCAGGGAGGCAAGAGCCTGAAAAAGGGTGATAAGCTCCATGTCTACTTCGTAGGCGAGGAGATGATTGATCCCTATACCAAGGAGTCCCTTGGTCAGCTGGAAGAAAAAATTGCTACAGTGCAGGTGATTCGCCCCACCGCCAAGGTGACCTATACCAGGGTTATCGCAGGCGATGCGGAACTGATCGAAGCAGGTGCCATTATCCGTCGTAAATAA